In Microbacterium esteraromaticum, the following proteins share a genomic window:
- the lysS gene encoding lysine--tRNA ligase has translation MTDAPAQTPASAELEEDVFEQKAVRLAKRERLIEKRADAGGGAFPVSVPVTHSIPALRAEYGELEPDTATGMVAGVAGRVVFSRNTGKLCFATLQAGDGSRIQAMVSLANVGEESLADWKALVDLGDHVFVQGEVISSRRGELSIMADAWQIASKAILPLPNAYSELSEEGRVRSRFLDLIVRDQARTTVRARAAVNASLRATFTSHEFLEVETPMLQVQHGGASARPFITHSNAFDTELYLRIAPELYLKRAVVGGIERVYEINRNFRNEGADSTHSPEFAMLEAYQAYSDYNGIADLTQELIQNAAVAVAGSTTVTWADGTEYDLGGEWDRISMYGSLSQAAGREFTPQDDVAGLIAFAEEHGVDIPPHPTHGKLIEELWEHFVKVDLVRPTFVMDFPVDTSPLVREHRSISGVVEKWDLYVRGFELATGYSELVDPVIQRERFVEQAKLAAGGDLEAMRVDEEFLRALEHGMPPCGGMGMGIDRLLMAITGLGIRETILFPLVK, from the coding sequence ATGACTGACGCGCCCGCGCAGACCCCCGCATCCGCTGAGCTGGAAGAGGACGTCTTCGAGCAGAAGGCGGTTCGCCTCGCGAAGCGAGAGCGGCTGATCGAGAAGCGTGCGGATGCCGGTGGCGGCGCCTTCCCGGTCTCGGTGCCGGTCACGCACAGCATCCCCGCGCTGCGCGCCGAGTACGGCGAGCTCGAGCCCGACACCGCGACCGGCATGGTCGCTGGTGTCGCCGGACGCGTCGTGTTCAGCCGCAACACTGGCAAGCTCTGCTTCGCGACGCTGCAGGCCGGCGACGGCTCGCGCATCCAGGCGATGGTGTCGCTGGCGAACGTCGGTGAGGAGTCGCTCGCCGATTGGAAGGCGCTCGTCGACCTCGGCGACCACGTCTTCGTGCAGGGCGAGGTCATCTCCAGCCGCCGCGGCGAGCTGTCGATCATGGCGGACGCCTGGCAGATCGCGTCGAAGGCGATCCTTCCGCTGCCCAATGCGTACTCCGAGCTGAGCGAGGAGGGACGGGTGCGCAGCCGGTTCCTCGATCTGATCGTGCGCGACCAGGCCCGCACCACGGTGCGCGCCCGCGCGGCCGTGAACGCGAGCCTTCGCGCGACCTTCACCTCTCACGAGTTCCTTGAGGTCGAGACCCCGATGCTGCAGGTGCAGCACGGCGGTGCGTCGGCTCGACCGTTCATCACGCACTCGAACGCGTTCGACACCGAGCTCTACCTGCGCATCGCGCCCGAGCTGTACCTGAAGCGCGCCGTGGTGGGTGGCATCGAGCGGGTGTACGAGATCAACCGCAACTTCCGCAACGAGGGCGCCGACTCGACGCACAGCCCCGAATTCGCGATGCTCGAGGCGTACCAGGCCTACAGCGACTACAACGGCATCGCCGACCTGACCCAGGAGCTGATCCAGAACGCGGCGGTCGCCGTCGCCGGCTCCACCACCGTCACCTGGGCCGATGGCACCGAGTACGACCTCGGCGGCGAGTGGGACCGCATCTCGATGTACGGCTCTCTCTCGCAGGCGGCGGGGCGCGAGTTCACACCGCAGGACGACGTCGCGGGCCTGATCGCCTTCGCCGAGGAGCACGGCGTCGACATCCCGCCGCACCCCACGCACGGCAAGCTGATCGAAGAGCTCTGGGAGCACTTCGTGAAGGTCGACCTCGTGCGCCCGACCTTCGTGATGGACTTCCCCGTCGACACATCGCCCCTGGTGCGCGAGCACCGGTCGATCTCCGGCGTCGTCGAGAAGTGGGATCTGTACGTGCGCGGCTTCGAGCTGGCCACCGGGTACTCCGAGCTGGTCGACCCGGTGATCCAGCGCGAGCGCTTCGTCGAGCAGGCGAAGCTCGCCGCGGGCGGCGACCTCGAGGCGATGCGCGTCGATGAGGAGTTCCTGCGCGCGCTCGAGCACGGCATGCCGCCGTGCGGTGGCATGGGCATGGGCATCGACCGCCTGCTGATGGCGATCACCGGTCTCGGCATCCGGGAGACCATCCTGTTCCCGCTCGTCAAGTGA
- a CDS encoding DUF2207 domain-containing protein, giving the protein MRAQRTPALLHAVSASAALTIIVAVLLMLMPAASADVDDFSYSSWSAEYDISLDADGRAIAKVTETLVAEFPEHDQNKGVIRGYPQRYLGAGLDIDIVSVKDQKGRDVPFEVETEDDMVLVLTGTDDYVHGSTTYVIESTMRDFMLRGTESGNDEFYWNLLPLNSSQDIGRFDAELRFSPALASAATGDAACYAGHQGQRRACDIDQSGDGSTYRVRSGERAAGDGVTVAIGFAAGTVTQPSARGADPVADFGPAVAAALSLVTAAGSWIAVALLQRRRRVASGVVIAQFDVPADQPPLVAASLIKGAPNPVPAQIVHLAVQGALRLEDEGDDRPAVRLLDRARTGHPLDRAMLDALFPGDTTTRRIPRTSTKFAKRMQGLAKKGADEAKSRGWVTSERSRAAIAFGWASLGMLGLTLALLIWTATKDRDLLPLSIIAFALAAVGVGVSAIVAFSRHTVLTAEGAERAEYLLGVREFIRVAETDRLRMLQSVDGAERRREGSSDVVHLYEKLLPYAMLFGEERSWSAVLETAYADSGRGPDWVSTYVGVSLASRLSSYSSSLNTAATYTPPSASSSGGSTGGGFSGGGGGGGFSGGR; this is encoded by the coding sequence ATGCGTGCTCAGCGAACCCCCGCCCTGCTCCACGCCGTGAGCGCATCCGCTGCACTCACGATCATCGTCGCGGTCCTCCTCATGCTCATGCCCGCAGCCTCGGCAGACGTCGACGACTTCTCGTACTCCTCCTGGTCGGCCGAGTACGACATCTCGCTCGACGCCGACGGCAGGGCGATCGCGAAGGTGACCGAGACGCTCGTCGCAGAGTTCCCCGAGCACGATCAGAACAAGGGCGTCATCCGCGGCTATCCGCAGAGATACCTCGGAGCAGGTCTCGACATCGACATCGTCTCGGTCAAGGACCAGAAGGGCCGTGACGTGCCGTTCGAGGTCGAGACCGAAGACGACATGGTGCTCGTGCTCACCGGCACCGACGACTACGTGCACGGCTCGACGACGTACGTGATCGAGTCGACCATGCGCGACTTCATGCTGCGGGGCACCGAGTCCGGCAACGACGAGTTCTACTGGAACCTGCTCCCGCTGAACAGCTCACAGGACATCGGGCGCTTCGACGCCGAGCTCCGCTTCTCCCCCGCTCTCGCGAGCGCCGCCACCGGCGACGCGGCCTGCTACGCCGGCCATCAGGGTCAGCGACGGGCATGCGACATCGACCAGTCGGGCGATGGCTCCACCTATCGGGTGCGCTCCGGCGAACGAGCGGCGGGCGACGGCGTGACGGTCGCGATCGGGTTCGCCGCCGGCACCGTCACGCAGCCGAGCGCCCGCGGCGCCGATCCCGTAGCCGACTTCGGGCCGGCAGTCGCCGCCGCGCTCTCGCTCGTCACCGCAGCCGGCTCCTGGATCGCGGTCGCACTCCTGCAACGGCGACGCCGTGTCGCGAGCGGGGTCGTGATCGCGCAGTTCGATGTGCCAGCAGATCAGCCGCCGCTCGTCGCAGCCTCGCTCATCAAGGGCGCACCGAACCCGGTGCCGGCGCAGATCGTGCACCTTGCGGTTCAGGGCGCCCTGCGCCTGGAGGACGAGGGTGACGACCGTCCGGCGGTGCGTCTGCTCGACCGGGCACGCACCGGGCATCCACTCGACCGCGCCATGCTCGACGCCCTGTTCCCCGGAGACACGACCACCCGCCGCATACCGCGCACGAGCACGAAGTTCGCCAAGCGCATGCAGGGTCTCGCCAAGAAGGGCGCCGACGAGGCGAAGAGCCGCGGCTGGGTCACCTCCGAGCGCAGTCGCGCGGCGATCGCATTCGGCTGGGCATCGCTCGGGATGCTCGGCCTGACCCTTGCTCTGCTGATCTGGACGGCCACCAAGGACCGCGATCTGCTGCCGCTGTCGATCATCGCCTTCGCCCTGGCTGCCGTCGGTGTGGGCGTCTCGGCGATCGTGGCGTTCAGCAGGCATACGGTGCTCACTGCAGAAGGCGCCGAGCGTGCCGAGTACCTGCTGGGCGTGCGGGAGTTCATCCGCGTCGCCGAGACCGACCGGCTGCGCATGCTGCAGTCGGTCGACGGTGCCGAACGGCGCAGAGAGGGCTCGTCCGACGTGGTGCACCTGTACGAGAAGCTGCTGCCGTACGCGATGCTCTTCGGTGAAGAGCGCAGCTGGTCGGCCGTGCTCGAGACCGCCTATGCCGACTCCGGGCGAGGCCCCGACTGGGTCAGCACCTACGTCGGCGTCTCGCTCGCGTCGCGCCTGTCGAGCTACTCCTCCTCGCTGAACACGGCCGCGACCTACACGCCTCCATCGGCGTCGTCGTCGGGCGGGTCGACCGGCGGCGGGTTCTCCGGCGGCGGCGGAGGCGGAGGCTTCTCAGGCGGACGCTGA
- a CDS encoding LacI family DNA-binding transcriptional regulator has protein sequence MATAESPLPRFTIRDLAAELGVSHAAVSYALNGRAGVSDDTRERIVSAARRLGWQPNTAARALAGRGTDSIGLVLARGADELASDSFYLRFIAGVQSELSPRGITLTFQIADSLASEMEVYRRWAAQKRVDGVIMVDPRVGDPRPQILLDLGLPSVVVGGQHTGEHVLAVVGADDTSPMVGLIDALRERGHQRIAYIAGPADFAHAVDRANSYRSTMSAAGLPPLEVVNTRYSDREAALAWDRLRGDRPTAIVADNDQLAVAVLRAARAEGVRVPEELSIVSWEDSPLCEATTPQLSALWRDPFGLGRRSAVSILAELSEHSTDLIPIEAAVLRERGSIGTAPDAPRHRP, from the coding sequence ATGGCCACCGCTGAGAGCCCGCTGCCGCGCTTCACGATCCGCGACCTCGCGGCCGAGCTGGGGGTCTCGCACGCCGCAGTGTCGTATGCGCTGAACGGGCGGGCCGGGGTCAGCGACGACACCAGGGAGCGGATCGTGAGCGCTGCGCGCCGACTCGGCTGGCAGCCGAACACCGCAGCCCGCGCTCTCGCCGGTCGTGGCACCGACTCCATCGGTCTGGTCCTGGCGCGGGGTGCCGACGAGCTGGCCAGTGACTCGTTCTACCTGCGCTTCATCGCGGGCGTGCAGTCCGAGCTGTCGCCGCGCGGGATCACGCTGACCTTCCAGATCGCGGACTCATTGGCATCCGAGATGGAGGTATACCGTCGCTGGGCGGCTCAGAAGCGCGTCGACGGCGTGATCATGGTCGACCCGCGCGTCGGGGACCCGCGTCCGCAGATCCTGCTCGACCTTGGCCTTCCGTCGGTCGTCGTCGGCGGCCAGCACACGGGCGAGCACGTGCTGGCCGTGGTCGGCGCCGACGACACTTCGCCGATGGTCGGGCTGATCGACGCGCTCCGCGAGCGGGGGCATCAGCGGATCGCCTATATCGCGGGCCCTGCAGACTTCGCGCATGCGGTGGACAGGGCGAACAGCTATCGGTCGACGATGTCGGCGGCCGGTCTGCCGCCGCTCGAGGTCGTCAACACGCGGTACAGCGATCGTGAGGCCGCGCTGGCCTGGGATCGCCTGCGTGGCGATCGTCCGACCGCCATCGTCGCAGACAACGACCAGCTCGCCGTCGCCGTGCTGCGCGCCGCGCGCGCCGAGGGCGTACGAGTGCCGGAGGAGCTGAGCATCGTCTCGTGGGAGGACTCTCCGCTCTGCGAGGCCACGACACCCCAGCTGTCGGCGCTGTGGCGCGACCCCTTCGGGCTCGGGCGGCGGTCTGCCGTGTCGATCCTCGCCGAGTTGTCGGAGCATTCGACTGATCTCATTCCGATCGAGGCGGCCGTGCTGCGCGAGCGCGGCTCGATCGGCACGGCACCCGATGCACCGCGGCATCGGCCCTGA
- a CDS encoding family 20 glycosylhydrolase: MRKRTLTAFASCLAVTGALLLAPGAVTTPATASEGPALVDGGFESGGWGPQTQHNHAAIVSPGADGTGSAARIGLTYADATAKTPIGGNLPVRGTGVDRGMVNKTVTGIKPNTQYEFSIALKGSGIRWGIFDTENSPYYRGLARGDGGGEYAAGITTPNAGADWKTYTTTITTGPRTTELNAFCFVGGNVAPAYCDDFQVKEVAAATTPKSAPPSWDAPPLGENGFPVTIPAVQSFAAGSGTWSAPLQKFVVDTASADRITDEVDLGAASLRELGVTDDATLSIATESADANSVFVRLGDVELPASAPATARELSSEAYRIDTTKKGITITAGGEAGVLYALNTLGQALQSTKAATGKASLPIGTAVNWTDMRFRALQVDSGRRHYSMAWLKNQIKDLAWTNMNTMVVRVKDGQGLRVESEVFPELVDHLPDGGSWTKAEVRDLVAFARQYHVTVIPEFDMPAHATLDAQVFTEPGYMLAGEAYNYARADVRKRLADVAVEMGDLFDSPYVHIGADEFMALDQQTSLRDWIRKETGDDAATTRDSYAWFLNYVNTALKDAGHKAMVWNDQLNGRNKVVPLDKDITVIFWAQIYGSLDANDLLAEGRQVIGSSSDLYHDLWPTMGTADQTSGSSRNGSVINRPLPEYAWEHYATPYVFSGGWGAPYSARPELRGNVGGQFFPIWDDAHGWAPEHVLTQTLMPRLRLFAQTVWNSPQQVGSFAEFDPFLRFLGHSPFFGEDPVTKIPRTPDWSIEVSADPGFGTTVRPGTAATWRIDISAGDLAVDDASVEVDLADVLDNVSAEKATVSTGKLARAGSLLTWSGDLAADGKVTITVTARVTGPFKATPGNPSWNGRLQLSVEGTAPRSDLTSCENCTGEALILRRPGA, from the coding sequence ATGCGAAAAAGGACATTGACGGCCTTCGCGTCGTGTCTGGCGGTCACGGGGGCACTCCTGCTGGCCCCCGGCGCGGTCACGACCCCAGCCACGGCGAGCGAAGGGCCCGCTCTCGTCGACGGCGGGTTCGAGTCGGGCGGGTGGGGACCTCAGACTCAGCACAATCACGCGGCGATCGTCAGCCCAGGGGCCGACGGCACCGGCAGCGCCGCCCGCATCGGCCTGACCTACGCGGATGCCACCGCAAAGACTCCCATCGGAGGCAACCTTCCCGTACGCGGCACGGGTGTCGACCGCGGCATGGTCAACAAGACGGTCACCGGCATCAAGCCGAACACCCAGTACGAGTTCTCGATCGCCCTGAAGGGCAGCGGCATCCGCTGGGGCATCTTCGACACCGAGAACTCCCCCTACTACCGTGGGCTCGCCCGCGGCGACGGGGGCGGCGAGTACGCCGCCGGAATCACGACCCCGAACGCGGGTGCGGACTGGAAGACGTACACGACCACGATCACGACCGGCCCGCGCACCACGGAGCTCAACGCGTTCTGCTTCGTCGGCGGCAATGTCGCCCCTGCTTACTGCGACGACTTCCAGGTCAAGGAAGTGGCTGCGGCCACGACGCCGAAGTCCGCTCCGCCGTCGTGGGACGCCCCGCCTCTCGGCGAGAACGGCTTCCCCGTGACCATCCCCGCCGTGCAGAGCTTCGCTGCGGGGTCGGGAACGTGGAGCGCTCCGCTGCAGAAGTTCGTCGTCGACACGGCATCTGCCGACCGCATCACCGACGAGGTCGACCTCGGTGCCGCGAGCCTGCGCGAGCTGGGTGTCACCGACGATGCGACCCTCTCGATCGCCACCGAGTCGGCCGACGCCAACAGCGTGTTCGTCCGCCTCGGCGACGTCGAGCTGCCGGCGAGCGCGCCGGCCACCGCGCGCGAGCTGTCGAGCGAGGCCTACCGCATCGACACCACGAAGAAGGGGATAACCATCACCGCCGGCGGCGAGGCGGGCGTGCTCTACGCGCTGAACACCCTCGGCCAGGCGCTGCAGAGCACCAAGGCCGCGACGGGAAAGGCATCCCTGCCGATCGGAACCGCCGTCAACTGGACTGACATGCGCTTCCGCGCACTGCAGGTCGACTCAGGCAGACGTCACTACTCGATGGCCTGGCTCAAGAACCAGATCAAGGACCTCGCCTGGACCAACATGAACACGATGGTCGTCAGGGTGAAGGACGGTCAGGGCCTGCGGGTCGAGAGCGAGGTGTTCCCCGAGCTCGTCGATCACCTGCCCGACGGCGGGTCCTGGACCAAGGCCGAGGTGCGTGATCTCGTCGCGTTCGCGCGTCAGTACCACGTGACCGTCATCCCCGAGTTCGACATGCCAGCCCACGCGACCCTCGACGCCCAGGTCTTCACCGAGCCGGGATACATGCTCGCCGGCGAGGCGTACAACTATGCACGAGCCGACGTGCGAAAGCGGCTCGCAGACGTCGCCGTCGAGATGGGCGACCTGTTCGATTCGCCGTACGTGCACATCGGCGCCGACGAGTTCATGGCCCTCGACCAGCAGACCTCTCTGCGCGACTGGATCCGCAAAGAGACAGGCGACGATGCGGCGACGACGCGAGACTCGTACGCGTGGTTCCTGAACTACGTCAACACCGCACTGAAGGACGCCGGCCACAAGGCGATGGTGTGGAACGATCAGCTCAACGGCCGCAACAAGGTGGTGCCGCTCGACAAGGACATCACCGTCATCTTCTGGGCGCAGATCTACGGGTCGCTCGATGCGAACGACCTGCTCGCCGAGGGGCGCCAGGTCATCGGGTCGTCGTCAGACCTGTACCACGACCTCTGGCCGACCATGGGCACAGCAGACCAGACCTCTGGCAGCAGCAGAAACGGATCCGTGATCAACCGACCACTGCCGGAGTACGCCTGGGAGCACTACGCCACGCCCTACGTGTTCTCGGGTGGGTGGGGCGCACCGTACTCGGCGCGCCCCGAGCTGCGCGGCAACGTGGGAGGACAGTTCTTCCCCATCTGGGACGACGCACACGGCTGGGCTCCCGAGCACGTGCTCACCCAGACTCTGATGCCGCGTCTGCGCCTGTTCGCCCAGACCGTCTGGAACTCGCCCCAGCAGGTGGGATCGTTCGCCGAGTTCGACCCCTTCCTGCGTTTCCTCGGGCACTCGCCGTTCTTCGGTGAGGATCCCGTGACGAAGATCCCGCGCACCCCCGACTGGTCGATCGAGGTGTCAGCCGACCCCGGCTTCGGCACGACCGTGCGCCCGGGAACGGCAGCGACGTGGCGAATCGACATCTCGGCGGGTGATCTCGCCGTCGACGACGCGTCCGTCGAGGTCGATCTCGCCGATGTGCTCGACAACGTCTCGGCGGAGAAGGCGACGGTCTCGACGGGGAAGCTCGCCAGAGCCGGATCGCTGCTCACCTGGTCGGGCGACCTGGCCGCGGACGGGAAGGTGACGATCACCGTGACAGCCCGCGTCACCGGGCCGTTCAAGGCCACCCCGGGCAACCCCTCCTGGAACGGTCGGCTGCAGCTGTCGGTGGAGGGAACGGCCCCGCGCTCGGACCTCACCTCATGCGAGAACTGCACAGGCGAGGCCCTGATCCTCCGCAGACCGGGGGCATGA